Genomic DNA from Turicibacter faecis:
GCCACCCATGGGTCTTGCTCTACTTGTTTAATTGACAAGGCAAGGCGATGATTTTTATTATCCATCGATAGGATACGAACGCGAACAGTTTGACCTTCTGACACTACCTCATCTAATTTTGCCTTATGATCCCATGATAATTCAGATAAATGAACTAACCCTTCAACACCTGCTGCAACTTCTACAAAGGCTCCAAAATCCATTAAACGGACCACTTGCCCATCTAATACATCTCCAACTTGGTGTGTTGAAGCAAACTGTTCAAATGGCGTCATTAAAGTTGCCTTAATTGATAATTGTAATTTTGTTCCATCAATTTTAATGACTTTCGCAGATACCTTTTGCCCGACTGTTAAGGCATCCTCAACATTTGCCACCGGTAAATGAGAAATTTCAGAAATATGAACTAATCCTTCTAACGAACCAAAGCGAACGAATGCCCCATATTTTTCGATACGAACAACTTCACCTTCAACGATTTCTCCAAGTGCTAATGTTGAAAATTGTTCATCGCGTGCCGCTTTTAATTGTTCTGCAATCACCATTTTACGTGATACTTTAATTTTACGGTTGCGAGCGTTAAATTCAACAATTCTCACAGGAATCTCTTGTGAAACGTATTGATTTAAGTCAGAAACGTATTTAACATCAATCATATTAGCTGGTAAGAACGCCTCTAATCCAATATTTACAATTAAACCGCCCTTAACAACACGTTCTACTTTCGCGACTAATGTTTCACCTTTTTCAAAAGCCGTTTTTAATTCTTGGAAACGTTCGTATTCAAGTAAAGCACGGCGCGATAATAAAATTTGCTCGTCATCAACTTTCTTAATCATCGCTTTTATTTTATCACCGATTTTAACTACATCTTTGGCAGAATCCACTTTATCTAATGTTAATTCATTTAAATAAATCGTTCCTTCTGTTGCTCCATGAATATCAACCGTAACCTCTTGATTTGTTACACGAACAACTTCACCTTCAATGACATCATTCACTGCTGGTAAGTCAAAATTAGCCATTGATAGAACTTCACTCATCGTCATTTCTTCTGGATTTTGTTTCATTAAACTTCCCCACCTTTTTTTACAATATTTATAATTGCATCAACCGCCTCATCAATTGTTAAATCAGACGTATCGACGACAATTGCATCCTCTGCTTTCGTTAAAGGAGAATGTTCACGTGTTGAATCTAACTTATCGCGTAATTCGATTTCTTCTTTTAACGTTTCAAAATCACACGCAATTGATCGGCGTAAGTTTTCATCATAACGACGTTTTGCACGAACATCCACCGATGCTGTCATAAAAATTTTATAATCGGCATTTGGTAAAACATTCGTTCCGATATCGCGCCCATCCATTACCACATTATCCGTTTTAGCATATTCAATTTGACGATTTTTTAATTCATCTCGAACAAATCGAATAGCTGAAACAGCTGATACATTTTGTGAAACAATAGGTTGTCGAATCGCATCTGTTACATCTACCTCATCTAAAAATACTTTTTTATCATTCGTT
This window encodes:
- the cmk gene encoding (d)CMP kinase, which codes for MVRSKVIAIDGPAAAGKSTIAQKVAQMLGYIYIDTGAMYRAVTLKALNEKVDVTDEETIAKMLKNTTIRLTNDKKVFLDEVDVTDAIRQPIVSQNVSAVSAIRFVRDELKNRQIEYAKTDNVVMDGRDIGTNVLPNADYKIFMTASVDVRAKRRYDENLRRSIACDFETLKEEIELRDKLDSTREHSPLTKAEDAIVVDTSDLTIDEAVDAIINIVKKGGEV
- a CDS encoding S1 RNA-binding domain-containing protein; the protein is MKQNPEEMTMSEVLSMANFDLPAVNDVIEGEVVRVTNQEVTVDIHGATEGTIYLNELTLDKVDSAKDVVKIGDKIKAMIKKVDDEQILLSRRALLEYERFQELKTAFEKGETLVAKVERVVKGGLIVNIGLEAFLPANMIDVKYVSDLNQYVSQEIPVRIVEFNARNRKIKVSRKMVIAEQLKAARDEQFSTLALGEIVEGEVVRIEKYGAFVRFGSLEGLVHISEISHLPVANVEDALTVGQKVSAKVIKIDGTKLQLSIKATLMTPFEQFASTHQVGDVLDGQVVRLMDFGAFVEVAAGVEGLVHLSELSWDHKAKLDEVVSEGQTVRVRILSMDNKNHRLALSIKQVEQDPWVAFGHQVGDVIKGQVTNVTDLGAFIKVAPYIEGLCHYTEASWNPQMKLASMVAPMDEVEVKIISLDAKKHRLGLSLRQVKSNPWESVTFKTLDVVKGTVVATNDRGAFVAVEEDVVGFLPMNQITEKRISRVEDVLTVGQEVEVKVTRFEPKQFKLELSIRRIVEDAEREEFNNYMQKQEAMENETLGDLFGDALKNLL